Proteins encoded in a region of the Photobacterium angustum genome:
- the rluC gene encoding 23S rRNA pseudouridine(955/2504/2580) synthase RluC: MTEDKPKVQFIDISDDFAGQRIDNFLRARLKNVPKSMIYRILRKGEVRVNKKRIKPEYKLQDGDLVRVPPVFVPEKEEQAPVSTKLNKVAELEHCIIYEDDHMLILNKPSGTAVHGGSGLKFGAIEALRALRPDARFLELVHRIDRDTSGILLVAKKRSALRQLQEQFRNKTVQKYYFALVMGEWKANCRKVTAPLLKNEVNSIVRVNPQGKASDTRFKVLERFPQATLVQASPVTGRTHQIRVHCQYEGHPIAWDDRYGDPRFDAYTKKTGLGRLFLHAANIKFTHPSTDEAMDISAPMEPVLERCLEKLRQM; this comes from the coding sequence ATGACAGAAGATAAACCTAAAGTGCAATTCATCGACATTAGCGATGACTTTGCAGGCCAGCGGATTGATAATTTTCTCCGCGCTAGGCTTAAAAACGTACCAAAAAGTATGATTTACCGCATTTTGCGTAAAGGCGAGGTGCGAGTAAACAAAAAACGTATTAAACCTGAATATAAATTGCAGGATGGTGATCTAGTACGCGTACCGCCGGTTTTTGTTCCTGAAAAAGAAGAACAAGCACCAGTAAGTACCAAGTTGAATAAAGTCGCTGAATTAGAGCATTGCATTATCTATGAAGATGATCATATGTTAATTCTGAACAAACCATCAGGAACGGCAGTTCATGGTGGCAGTGGCTTAAAGTTTGGTGCTATTGAAGCATTACGAGCGTTACGCCCTGATGCACGATTTTTGGAACTCGTTCACCGAATTGACCGTGATACCTCGGGCATTTTGTTAGTGGCAAAGAAGCGTTCAGCTCTTCGTCAATTGCAAGAGCAATTTAGAAATAAAACGGTGCAGAAATATTACTTCGCTTTAGTAATGGGAGAATGGAAAGCGAATTGCCGAAAAGTCACTGCACCTTTGTTAAAAAATGAAGTAAACAGCATTGTACGTGTTAACCCACAAGGTAAAGCATCCGATACGCGTTTTAAGGTATTAGAGCGATTCCCACAGGCGACATTGGTACAAGCTAGCCCTGTAACGGGTCGTACGCATCAGATCCGTGTGCATTGTCAGTATGAAGGCCATCCTATTGCTTGGGATGATCGTTATGGTGATCCACGTTTTGATGCCTACACTAAAAAAACAGGTTTAGGGCGTTTGTTCCTTCATGCTGCAAATATCAAATTTACGCATCCAAGTACGGATGAAGCGATGGATATTAGCGCGCCAATGGAACCGGTTTTAGAACGTTGTTTGGAAAAACTACGTCAAATGTAA
- a CDS encoding Maf family protein: MTQPLLLASTSPYRKMLLEKLAIRFETANPETDETVLPTESAQELVCRLAQLKAKACASTYPDSLIIGSDQVCVIDGKILGKPHTEENACRQLQAASGKTITFYTGLCVYNAKTQSTQVICEPFHVHFKTLTTQQIENYVRKEQPLYCAGSFKSEGLGIALFDKLEGRDPNTLVGLPLIALTEMLANEDVSVL; the protein is encoded by the coding sequence ATGACACAACCATTATTACTGGCATCAACCTCCCCTTACCGAAAAATGCTACTCGAAAAGTTAGCGATCCGTTTTGAAACGGCAAACCCTGAAACTGATGAGACGGTATTACCCACAGAATCCGCCCAAGAATTAGTCTGTAGACTCGCACAATTAAAAGCCAAAGCTTGTGCCAGCACTTACCCAGACTCTCTTATTATAGGATCAGATCAAGTTTGTGTGATTGATGGGAAAATCTTAGGTAAACCCCATACTGAAGAAAATGCTTGTAGGCAATTACAAGCCGCAAGTGGCAAAACCATTACTTTTTACACAGGGCTATGTGTTTACAATGCAAAAACGCAATCAACTCAAGTCATTTGTGAACCCTTTCATGTCCACTTTAAAACACTAACGACACAACAAATTGAGAATTACGTGAGAAAAGAACAACCTTTATATTGTGCTGGGAGTTTTAAAAGCGAAGGTTTAGGAATAGCACTATTTGATAAACTTGAAGGGCGCGATCCTAACACTCTCGTAGGATTACCTTTGATTGCATTAACAGAAATGTTAGCTAATGAGGACGTTTCTGTTTTATAA
- the yceD gene encoding 23S rRNA accumulation protein YceD — protein MQKVKLPLKVDPVRTAQKRLDYDGIIKADLLSRLAESTQSVISDANVNLSFDLDQRRIPFIRGIADVDVMLTCQRCQGEFPHHIHVEFCYSPVRNEEAVDELPEAYEPTIVDENGEINLIQLVEDELILELPQVAMHDDADCKIGSKNMSFGEIPVADERPNPFAVLKNLKS, from the coding sequence ATGCAAAAGGTAAAATTGCCGCTAAAGGTAGATCCAGTACGCACAGCACAAAAAAGACTCGATTATGATGGCATCATCAAAGCCGATCTTTTGTCTCGCCTAGCTGAATCAACCCAGAGCGTAATAAGTGATGCAAACGTCAACTTGTCTTTTGACCTTGACCAACGTCGTATTCCTTTCATCCGCGGTATCGCAGATGTAGACGTGATGTTGACCTGTCAGCGATGTCAGGGAGAATTTCCACACCATATTCATGTGGAATTCTGTTATAGTCCGGTTCGCAACGAAGAAGCCGTAGATGAGTTACCGGAAGCCTATGAGCCGACAATCGTCGACGAAAATGGCGAGATCAACCTGATTCAACTTGTTGAAGACGAATTGATTCTGGAATTACCACAAGTCGCAATGCACGACGATGCTGATTGTAAAATTGGCTCGAAGAACATGTCTTTTGGTGAGATCCCCGTTGCTGATGAGCGTCCGAATCCGTTTGCAGTATTGAAAAATCTTAAGAGTTAA
- the rpmF gene encoding 50S ribosomal protein L32 yields MAVQKSKKSRAARGMRRSHDALTTAAVSVDKASGETHLRHHVTADGFYRGRKVINK; encoded by the coding sequence ATGGCCGTACAAAAGAGCAAAAAATCACGTGCAGCACGTGGTATGCGTCGTTCACACGATGCCCTAACTACAGCAGCAGTTTCTGTAGATAAAGCATCTGGTGAGACTCACCTACGTCACCACGTGACAGCTGACGGTTTCTACCGTGGCCGCAAGGTTATCAACAAGTAA
- the plsX gene encoding phosphate acyltransferase PlsX: MMGLTVALDAMGGDFGPQVTVPAAVQALLHSPELKLILFGDLSAITAQLTLLNKLNHPRLTIVHCDTVIANETRPSQALRHSKGSSMRMALDAVAAGQADACVSAGNTGALMALSRFVLKQLPGVERPALISAIPNRGENPTWLLDLGANVSCDADTLFQFAVMGSVLAEQTLGAMPRVALLNIGEEEIKGNDLVKRCAEMLIQSPDINYVGYVEGHQLYSDKADVIVCDGFVGNVSLKTSEGVANLFIERIKRAIGRNPIRRIIAKWLFSELFESLQQLNPDQYNGASLLGLRGIVVKSHGSADTVAFAHAISEAVYEVKQQIPNKISDRLEEVLLERHY, from the coding sequence TTGATGGGTCTTACCGTTGCACTTGATGCAATGGGCGGGGATTTCGGTCCTCAAGTAACAGTGCCTGCCGCCGTGCAGGCACTGTTGCATTCGCCTGAGCTCAAACTTATTCTTTTCGGTGATCTAAGTGCAATCACTGCGCAGTTAACTCTCCTCAATAAGCTTAACCACCCTAGGCTAACGATCGTACATTGCGATACCGTTATCGCCAACGAAACACGTCCATCACAAGCCCTTAGACATAGTAAAGGCTCATCTATGCGTATGGCATTAGATGCAGTTGCAGCAGGCCAAGCAGATGCATGTGTCAGCGCAGGTAATACTGGCGCACTCATGGCATTATCACGTTTTGTGTTGAAACAACTTCCGGGTGTTGAACGTCCTGCATTAATTTCAGCGATACCCAATCGTGGTGAAAATCCAACATGGCTTCTTGATCTTGGCGCGAATGTGTCTTGCGATGCTGATACTTTATTCCAGTTTGCAGTTATGGGCTCTGTTCTTGCTGAACAAACCTTAGGTGCTATGCCGCGTGTCGCATTATTAAATATTGGCGAAGAAGAGATCAAAGGTAATGATTTAGTCAAACGTTGTGCTGAAATGTTGATTCAATCTCCGGATATCAACTATGTTGGCTACGTTGAAGGCCACCAACTTTATTCAGATAAAGCCGATGTTATAGTGTGTGATGGTTTCGTTGGCAACGTGAGTTTAAAGACCAGCGAAGGGGTCGCAAACTTATTTATTGAACGGATAAAACGTGCAATAGGTAGAAACCCAATTCGACGCATTATTGCTAAATGGCTGTTTAGTGAGCTATTTGAGAGCTTGCAACAGTTGAACCCCGACCAGTATAACGGTGCAAGTCTGTTAGGATTGCGCGGTATTGTGGTTAAAAGCCATGGAAGTGCTGATACTGTCGCTTTCGCTCATGCGATAAGTGAAGCGGTTTACGAAGTTAAACAACAAATACCGAACAAAATCAGTGACCGTTTAGAAGAGGTCCTACTCGAGAGGCACTATTAG
- a CDS encoding beta-ketoacyl-ACP synthase III — MNSKILGTGSYLPQQVRSNADLEKMVETSDEWIVTRTGIRERRISSEDETVAVMGYQASLKAIEMAGIDKEDIDLIIVATSSASHSFPSAACQVQGMLDIKGCPAFDLSAACTGFVYALSVADQHIKTGMAKNVLVIGSDALSHCCDPEDRSTIILFGDAAGAVVIGASEEPGIISTHLYADGHFGGLLSLAVPEHGKDFDANKWLYMAGNEVFKVAVTQLSNLVKSTLAENNMDKSELDWLVPHQANMRIISATAKKLSMSMDQVVVTLDRHGNTSAATVPTALDEAVRDGRIQRGQTLLLEAFGGGFTWGSALVKF, encoded by the coding sequence ATGAATAGCAAAATTCTAGGAACTGGCAGCTACCTGCCACAACAAGTACGCTCGAATGCGGACTTAGAAAAAATGGTAGAAACAAGCGATGAGTGGATTGTGACACGAACAGGTATTCGTGAACGTCGTATTTCGTCTGAAGATGAAACTGTTGCCGTAATGGGCTACCAAGCTTCGTTAAAAGCAATTGAGATGGCGGGGATTGATAAAGAAGATATCGATCTGATCATTGTTGCCACTTCTAGTGCCAGCCATTCATTTCCATCAGCAGCTTGCCAAGTGCAAGGTATGCTAGATATTAAGGGCTGTCCTGCATTTGATTTATCTGCGGCGTGTACAGGCTTTGTTTATGCGTTAAGTGTTGCTGATCAGCATATCAAAACGGGTATGGCGAAAAATGTACTTGTTATTGGTTCTGATGCACTTTCTCATTGCTGTGATCCAGAAGATCGCTCAACCATTATTTTATTTGGTGATGCGGCGGGTGCGGTTGTGATTGGTGCGAGTGAAGAGCCGGGTATTATTTCAACGCATTTATATGCTGATGGTCATTTTGGTGGTTTATTAAGTCTAGCTGTGCCAGAACATGGTAAAGATTTTGATGCCAACAAGTGGCTTTACATGGCAGGTAATGAAGTATTTAAAGTGGCGGTAACCCAGTTATCGAACTTAGTGAAAAGTACGCTTGCTGAAAATAATATGGATAAGTCAGAGTTAGATTGGCTTGTGCCTCACCAAGCGAATATGCGTATTATCTCAGCGACGGCGAAAAAATTATCTATGTCGATGGATCAAGTTGTGGTTACGCTTGATCGTCATGGTAATACATCAGCAGCAACTGTCCCAACAGCATTAGATGAAGCGGTTCGTGATGGCCGTATTCAACGTGGTCAAACATTATTACTAGAAGCGTTTGGTGGCGGTTTCACTTGGGGCTCAGCATTAGTGAAGTTTTAA
- the fabD gene encoding ACP S-malonyltransferase has protein sequence MSKFAIVFPGQGSQTVGMLAELAEQFDVVKETFSEASDALGYDLWALVQNGPAEDLNQTQRTQPALLTASVAIWRVWQQQGGEQPTLLAGHSLGEYSALVCAGVIDFKAAVKLVELRGQLMQEAVPAGVGAMSAIIGLDNDAIAKACEEAAQGEVCSPVNFNSPGQVVIAGNKEAVERANVLCKEAGAKRALPLPVSVPSHCALMKPAADKLAVALETIEFNAPSVPVINNADVATETDPAAIKLALVKQLYSPVRWTESVERMAAEGIEELLEMGPGKVLTGLTKRIDRALSGAAVNDIASLEAAMAK, from the coding sequence ATGTCTAAGTTCGCGATTGTTTTCCCAGGTCAGGGCTCTCAAACCGTTGGTATGCTAGCTGAATTAGCAGAACAATTTGATGTGGTTAAAGAAACGTTCTCTGAGGCATCTGATGCGCTAGGTTACGATCTTTGGGCGTTGGTTCAAAACGGCCCAGCAGAAGATTTAAACCAAACACAACGCACTCAGCCTGCATTGTTAACAGCATCTGTTGCGATTTGGCGTGTATGGCAGCAGCAAGGTGGTGAGCAACCAACGCTACTTGCTGGTCACAGCCTTGGTGAATATTCTGCACTAGTATGTGCAGGTGTTATTGATTTTAAAGCTGCGGTAAAACTGGTTGAACTTCGTGGTCAACTAATGCAAGAAGCAGTACCGGCTGGAGTTGGTGCTATGTCTGCAATTATCGGTCTTGATAACGATGCAATTGCGAAAGCATGTGAAGAAGCGGCTCAAGGCGAAGTATGTTCTCCTGTTAACTTCAATTCGCCGGGCCAGGTTGTTATTGCTGGTAATAAAGAAGCGGTAGAGCGTGCAAACGTTCTGTGTAAAGAAGCGGGTGCTAAACGTGCGCTTCCTCTTCCTGTTTCTGTGCCTTCTCACTGCGCATTGATGAAACCTGCTGCGGATAAACTTGCAGTAGCACTAGAAACTATCGAATTTAATGCACCGTCTGTACCTGTTATTAACAATGCTGACGTGGCAACAGAAACTGATCCAGCAGCGATTAAGCTTGCACTCGTTAAACAGTTATACAGCCCAGTACGTTGGACTGAATCTGTTGAGCGCATGGCTGCAGAAGGTATCGAAGAATTATTAGAAATGGGTCCAGGTAAAGTATTAACTGGCCTAACTAAGCGTATTGATCGCGCACTTAGCGGTGCTGCAGTTAATGATATTGCTTCATTAGAAGCGGCTATGGCTAAGTAG
- the fabG gene encoding 3-oxoacyl-ACP reductase FabG has product MSLEGKVALVTGASRGIGRAIAEILAERGATVIGTATSESGAEAISAYLGDKGKGLALNVTSPESIESVLKQIKADFGDVDILVNNAGITRDNLLMRMKDDEWQDILDTNLTSIFRLSKAVLRAMMKKRNGRIISIGSVVGTMGNAGQTNYAAAKAGLLGFTKSMAREVASRGITVNAVAPGFIETDMTKALNDDQRAATLANVPAGRLGDPREIAASVAFLASDDAAYITGETLHVNGGMYMI; this is encoded by the coding sequence ATGAGCCTGGAAGGTAAAGTTGCACTAGTTACAGGTGCAAGCCGTGGTATCGGCCGTGCAATTGCTGAAATTTTAGCAGAGCGTGGCGCAACAGTTATTGGTACTGCAACATCTGAAAGTGGTGCTGAAGCTATTAGTGCGTATCTTGGTGACAAAGGTAAAGGTCTCGCTCTAAATGTGACTTCACCTGAGTCTATTGAATCAGTTTTAAAACAGATTAAAGCAGATTTTGGTGATGTTGACATTTTGGTGAACAATGCTGGTATCACTCGTGATAATCTGTTGATGCGCATGAAAGATGATGAATGGCAAGATATCCTTGATACGAACCTAACATCTATCTTCCGCCTTTCTAAAGCGGTACTGCGTGCAATGATGAAAAAACGTAATGGTCGTATTATCAGCATTGGCTCTGTTGTGGGTACTATGGGTAATGCGGGTCAAACGAACTACGCAGCAGCAAAAGCTGGCCTATTAGGTTTCACAAAATCAATGGCACGTGAGGTAGCTTCTCGTGGTATTACTGTTAACGCAGTCGCTCCCGGTTTTATCGAAACTGATATGACCAAAGCGTTAAATGATGACCAACGTGCAGCAACACTTGCAAATGTACCTGCAGGTCGTTTAGGTGATCCGCGTGAAATTGCAGCATCTGTTGCATTTTTAGCCTCGGATGATGCTGCTTACATAACGGGCGAAACGTTGCACGTTAACGGCGGTATGTACATGATTTAA
- the acpP gene encoding acyl carrier protein, giving the protein MSNIEERVKKIIVEQLGVDEAEVKNESSFVDDLGADSLDTVELVMALEEEFDTEIPDEEAEKITTVQAAIDYVNSAQ; this is encoded by the coding sequence ATGAGCAACATCGAAGAACGCGTAAAAAAAATCATCGTTGAGCAACTAGGCGTAGACGAAGCTGAAGTTAAAAACGAATCATCTTTCGTTGACGATCTAGGTGCAGACTCACTAGATACAGTTGAACTAGTAATGGCTCTTGAAGAAGAATTCGATACAGAGATTCCAGACGAAGAAGCTGAAAAAATTACTACTGTTCAAGCTGCAATCGACTACGTAAACAGCGCACAGTAA
- the fabF gene encoding beta-ketoacyl-ACP synthase II, with protein sequence MSKRRVVVTGMGMLTPVGNSVESSWKALQSGTSGISTIQHFDASAFATQFAGMIKDFNCEDYMSKKDARKMDLFIQYGIAAGVQAFKDSGIEVTEENAARIGVAIGSGIGGLGLIEAGHQAFMEKGPRKISPFFVPSTIVNMIAGHMSIMHGLRGPNIAISTACTTGLHNIGHAARMIAYGDADAMVAGGAEKASTELGMGGFAAAKALSTRNDDPQAASRPWDKDRDGFVLGDGAGVIVLEEYEHAKARGAKIYAELVGFGMSGDAYHMTSPSADGSGGALAMEACIRDAGINADQIGYINAHGTSTPAGDVAETLGIKRAMGSAVDNVMVSSTKSMTGHLLGAAGSVESIITILSLVDQVVPPTINLDNPGEGCDLDYVPGEARQANLEYALCNSFGFGGTNGSLLFKKM encoded by the coding sequence GTGTCTAAGCGTCGTGTAGTTGTAACTGGCATGGGTATGCTTACCCCGGTTGGTAATTCTGTTGAATCTTCTTGGAAAGCTTTACAGTCTGGCACTAGTGGTATTAGTACTATCCAACATTTTGATGCAAGCGCATTTGCTACTCAATTTGCCGGCATGATCAAAGACTTCAATTGTGAAGATTACATGTCTAAGAAAGATGCTCGCAAAATGGATTTATTCATTCAGTATGGCATTGCGGCTGGCGTACAAGCTTTCAAAGATTCAGGTATTGAAGTTACTGAAGAAAATGCAGCACGCATTGGTGTTGCTATCGGTTCTGGTATTGGTGGTTTAGGTTTAATCGAAGCTGGCCATCAAGCTTTTATGGAAAAAGGTCCGCGCAAAATTAGCCCGTTCTTTGTTCCTTCGACAATTGTAAATATGATTGCAGGCCACATGTCTATCATGCATGGTCTTCGCGGTCCAAACATTGCTATATCTACGGCGTGTACAACAGGCCTTCATAACATTGGCCATGCTGCACGTATGATTGCTTACGGCGATGCTGACGCTATGGTTGCTGGTGGTGCAGAAAAAGCATCGACAGAACTAGGTATGGGCGGCTTTGCTGCTGCTAAAGCGTTATCTACACGTAATGATGATCCTCAAGCGGCTTCTCGTCCATGGGACAAAGATCGCGATGGTTTCGTGTTGGGTGACGGCGCTGGTGTAATTGTATTAGAAGAATACGAACATGCTAAAGCGCGTGGCGCAAAAATTTATGCTGAGCTTGTAGGCTTTGGTATGAGTGGTGACGCTTATCACATGACTTCACCAAGTGCTGATGGTTCAGGTGGTGCGTTAGCGATGGAAGCTTGTATTCGTGATGCGGGCATTAATGCAGACCAAATTGGCTACATTAATGCGCACGGTACATCGACACCTGCTGGTGATGTTGCTGAAACATTAGGTATTAAGCGCGCTATGGGTAGTGCGGTTGACAACGTGATGGTATCTTCGACTAAATCAATGACTGGTCACCTGTTAGGTGCTGCAGGCTCTGTTGAGTCAATCATCACAATTCTAAGCCTTGTTGATCAAGTGGTTCCGCCAACAATTAACTTGGATAATCCAGGTGAAGGTTGTGATCTGGACTATGTTCCAGGTGAAGCACGCCAAGCAAATCTAGAGTACGCATTGTGTAACTCATTTGGTTTCGGCGGTACTAACGGTTCATTATTATTTAAGAAAATGTAG
- the pabC gene encoding aminodeoxychorismate lyase, whose product MAFINSQKQRELTITDRATQYGDGCFSTIGVKQGKLLLWRFHLDRLQQTLRKLAINEPDWDQVFLQAEQFAATFTDRGGVKILISRGCGGRGYSPTGCNDTTVIFSAFNWPAHYEQWQKKGIILGVCQQQLGYSPMLAGMKHLNRLEQVLLKQEVENNQWLDAVVLNTNNHVIETTASNIFWRKGNIVYTPELTGSGVEGVMRRHVITLLSTLPYTLEFGDYLLADLLCADEVFITNALMELVPIKAIDSTYYQEQSLLDVLKKRLYTC is encoded by the coding sequence ATGGCGTTTATTAACAGTCAGAAGCAACGAGAGTTAACAATAACTGATCGTGCTACACAATATGGAGATGGCTGTTTTTCGACAATAGGCGTTAAACAGGGAAAACTGTTGTTATGGCGGTTTCATCTTGATCGTTTACAACAAACGTTGCGTAAATTGGCGATTAATGAACCTGATTGGGATCAAGTATTCTTGCAAGCTGAACAATTCGCGGCGACATTTACAGATCGTGGTGGGGTAAAAATATTAATTAGTCGAGGTTGTGGCGGTCGGGGTTATAGTCCAACGGGTTGCAATGACACGACAGTTATTTTTAGTGCATTCAATTGGCCAGCTCATTATGAGCAATGGCAGAAAAAAGGCATCATATTGGGTGTTTGTCAGCAGCAACTGGGTTACAGTCCAATGCTTGCGGGTATGAAGCACTTAAATCGATTAGAACAGGTGCTTTTAAAACAAGAAGTCGAAAATAATCAATGGTTGGATGCTGTGGTACTCAATACCAATAATCATGTTATTGAAACAACGGCATCTAATATCTTCTGGCGTAAAGGAAATATTGTCTATACGCCTGAATTAACTGGATCGGGAGTTGAGGGTGTAATGCGTCGACACGTCATTACATTGCTTTCAACTTTGCCATATACGTTAGAATTTGGTGATTATTTATTGGCAGATTTGCTTTGTGCCGATGAAGTATTTATAACCAATGCGTTAATGGAGTTAGTGCCAATAAAGGCGATTGACTCTACCTATTATCAAGAACAGTCACTACTCGACGTATTAAAAAAGAGGCTATATACGTGTTAA
- the mltG gene encoding endolytic transglycosylase MltG, which yields MLKKLILIVFILAAIAAGAAGWAYTQVKNELNLPVINTEQVMLTVKPGTSFRGLINQLVQDKVIKVSQWTRWVGKLDPSLTDIKAGTYGLEPNKTLQEVLALIASGKEFQYSITLVEGERFSEWLKKIQAAPELKHVSDGMTEPQIAKAIGIDNAKIEGYLLPDTYHYTAGTSDIAVLKRAYLAMNKELATAWELREKDLPLKDPYQVLIMASIIEKETAVPTERGLVASVFMNRLRKGMPLQTDPTVIYGMGDKYDGNITKKDLRTPTPYNTYTIKGLPPTPIAMPSKASVFAAVDPDTSNYYYFVADGKGGHKFSTTLVEHNRAVRAYLKTLRKQSQ from the coding sequence GTGTTAAAGAAGTTGATTCTTATTGTTTTCATTCTTGCTGCAATAGCGGCAGGGGCTGCTGGCTGGGCATATACTCAAGTTAAGAATGAGCTAAATCTGCCCGTTATTAATACTGAGCAGGTAATGTTAACAGTTAAACCAGGGACATCGTTTAGAGGGTTAATTAATCAGCTTGTACAAGATAAAGTGATCAAAGTATCACAATGGACGCGCTGGGTCGGAAAGTTAGATCCATCGTTAACGGATATTAAGGCTGGTACTTACGGTCTAGAGCCAAACAAAACATTGCAAGAAGTGTTGGCATTGATTGCTTCGGGCAAAGAGTTTCAATATTCAATTACCTTGGTTGAAGGTGAGCGTTTTAGTGAATGGCTAAAAAAAATTCAAGCAGCGCCTGAATTAAAGCATGTCAGTGATGGCATGACAGAGCCACAAATTGCGAAAGCGATTGGTATTGATAACGCGAAAATTGAAGGTTACTTATTGCCTGATACTTATCATTACACGGCGGGTACTTCGGATATTGCGGTATTAAAACGTGCTTATCTAGCAATGAACAAAGAGTTAGCGACAGCATGGGAACTACGTGAGAAAGATCTACCTTTAAAAGATCCTTATCAAGTGTTGATCATGGCTTCTATTATTGAAAAAGAAACCGCTGTGCCAACAGAACGAGGTTTGGTTGCGTCTGTATTTATGAATCGTTTGCGTAAAGGGATGCCTTTACAAACCGACCCAACCGTTATTTATGGCATGGGGGATAAATATGACGGTAATATTACTAAAAAAGATCTTAGAACCCCAACCCCTTATAACACCTATACTATCAAAGGGTTACCACCAACACCGATAGCAATGCCAAGTAAAGCGTCGGTATTTGCTGCTGTGGATCCTGATACGAGTAATTACTATTATTTCGTTGCTGACGGTAAAGGTGGGCACAAATTCTCTACAACTTTGGTTGAGCACAACCGTGCGGTTCGTGCATACCTGAAAACATTAAGAAAACAGTCACAATGA
- the tmk gene encoding dTMP kinase, whose product MIGKFIVIEGLEGAGKSTAIKQVIATLAQHGIHDPASTREPGGTPLAEQMRALVKEGHPDEPLTDMAELLLLYAARIQLVDNVIKPALNQGQWVVGDRHDMSSQAYQGGGRGFDKALMENLRDTILGDFRPDLTIYMDIDPELGLQRARGRGALDRIEQMNVDFFHRARARFLELSENQPNVIIVDASQSLEKVTEDLQSALNAWLEQQ is encoded by the coding sequence ATGATCGGTAAATTTATTGTCATCGAAGGCCTAGAAGGGGCCGGTAAAAGTACTGCGATAAAGCAAGTTATCGCGACATTGGCGCAGCATGGTATTCATGACCCTGCATCAACGCGAGAGCCTGGCGGTACACCCTTAGCTGAGCAAATGCGTGCACTGGTTAAAGAAGGGCATCCCGATGAGCCATTAACAGATATGGCTGAATTATTACTGCTATATGCGGCACGTATTCAATTGGTTGATAACGTCATAAAACCTGCATTGAACCAAGGTCAGTGGGTCGTTGGTGATCGTCATGATATGTCATCCCAAGCATACCAAGGAGGCGGTCGTGGTTTTGATAAAGCATTAATGGAAAATTTACGCGATACGATATTGGGTGATTTTCGTCCTGATTTGACGATTTATATGGATATCGATCCTGAACTGGGACTACAACGTGCTCGTGGGCGCGGCGCGTTAGATCGTATTGAACAAATGAATGTCGATTTCTTTCATCGTGCGCGTGCACGTTTCCTTGAATTATCAGAAAATCAGCCAAACGTCATTATTGTCGATGCAAGCCAGAGTTTAGAAAAAGTTACTGAAGATCTACAGTCTGCGCTGAATGCGTGGTTGGAGCAGCAATAA